In Eucalyptus grandis isolate ANBG69807.140 chromosome 4, ASM1654582v1, whole genome shotgun sequence, the following proteins share a genomic window:
- the LOC104440990 gene encoding dnaJ homolog subfamily B member 1, translated as MGVDYYKVLQVDKGASDDDLKKAYRKLAMKWHPDKNPNNKKDAEAKFKQISEAYEVLSDSQKRAIYDQYGEEGLKGQVPPPGAGGPGGATFFQTGEGPNVFRFNPRDANDIFAEFFGHSSPFGGGMGGGGMRGGARSFGGMFGDDIFSSFGEGRPMSQAPRKAPSIENKLPCSLEDLYKGTTKKMKISREIADASGKTLPVEEILIIEIKPGWKKGTKITFPEKGNEQPGMLPADLVFVIDEKPHGTFTRDGNDLVVTQKISLAEALTGYTVRLTTLDGRNLTIPINSVIHPTYEEVVPREGMPIPKEPSKRGNLRIKFNIKFPTRLTAEQKAGIKKLLGP; from the exons ATGGGTGTGGATTACTACAAGGTGCTGCAGGTGGACAAGGGCGCCAGCGACGATGACCTGAAGAAGGCCTACCGGAAGCTCGCCATGAAGTGGCACCCCGACAAGAACCCCAACAACAAGAAGGACGCCGAGGCCAAGTTCAAGCAGATCTCCGAAGCGTACGAG GTTCTGAGTGACTCTCAGAAGAGAGCAATTTACGATCAGTACGGTGAAGAAGGACTTAAAGGCCAAGTCCCGCCGCCCGGTGCCGGCGGTCCAGGAGGAGCGACCTTCTTCCAAACAGGGGAAGGCCCGAACGTCTTTAGGTTCAACCCGAGGGATGCGAACGACATATTCGCGGAGTTCTTTGGGCACTCGAGCCCGTTTGGAGGAGGTATGGGTGGGGGCGGAATGAGGGGCGGGGCAAGGTCGTTTGGAGGAATGTTTGGAGATGATATATTCAGCTCGTTCGGAGAAGGTAGGCCGATGAGCCAGGCTCCTCGTAAGGCTCCGTcgattgagaataaattgccCTGCAGCCTCGAGGATCTCTACAAAGGGACTACTAAGAAGATGAAGATCTCTAGGGAGATTGCGGATGCTAGCGG AAAAACTTTGCCCGTGGAGGAAATCCTAATCATTGAAATAAAGCCTGGGTGGAAGAAGGGCACAAAGATTACATTTCCAGAAAAGGGAAATGAACAACCTGGTATGCTTCCTGCGGATCTCGTCTTTGTGATCGACGAGAAGCCTCACGGCACCTTCACAAGGGATGGCAATGACTTAGTTGTTACGCAGAAGATATCGCTTGCGGAGGCACTTACAGGGTACACGGTCCGCCTCACCACGTTAGATGGAAGAAACCTGACCATACCCATCAACAGTGTGATCCATCCGACCTACGAGGAGGTTGTTCCTAGAGAAGGAATGCCCATACCGAAGGAACCGTCGAAAAGAGGGAACTTGCGAATCAAGTTCAACATCAAATTCCCGACAAGGTTAACTGCCGAGCAGAAGGCCGGGATCAAAAAACTTCTGGGTCCGTGA